The following proteins come from a genomic window of Malus sylvestris chromosome 4, drMalSylv7.2, whole genome shotgun sequence:
- the LOC126618403 gene encoding uncharacterized protein LOC126618403 has translation MSPTRNESNRVLGRGRDFLVSSFSSVGVWVRKGLIRNKEWGYEVSPWVRKGLIRNKEWGYEAQRVGMINTMQEMCNAPDGKHLNSLACVDLLEVMLVEHLQKVQDSFSVRLLSHVNEQVTLLCFLWKEFCFVMSN, from the exons ATGAGTCCGACTCGGAACGAGTCGAATCGGGTATTGGGCCGTGGAAGGGACTTTttggtttcttctttttcttctgtagGTGTATGGGTAAGGAAGGGACTAATTAGGAACAAAGAGTGGGGTTACGAGGTAAGTCCATGGGTAAGGAAGGGACTAATTAGGAACAAAGAGTGGGGTTACGAG GCTCAGAGGGTTGGCATGATCAACACAATGCAAGAAATGTGTAATGCTCCAGATGGGAAACACCTTAACAGCCTGGCATGTGTTGATCTGCTTGAAGTGATGCTCGTGGAACATCTGCAGAA GGTACAGGACTCTTTTTCAGTCAGATTACTTTCACATGTAAATGAGCAAGTGACACTGCTTTGTTTTCTCTGGAAAGAATTTTGTTTCGTTATGAGTAATTAA
- the LOC126618103 gene encoding uncharacterized protein LOC126618103, which yields MQFLADHNEKVRKVVFENGPKNLKYTSSDIQKDLVRACAIETINAITKDMEGTFFSLLVDGSRDASNKEQMAVVLHYVNKKGETIEKFLGVQHVSSTTSSSLEEAIERLFATTNLTLVFVAKENEDVANFFINANRLVNLIGSSCKRRDALREKQQEQIQKALHLGNLEMGKGLNQESSLMRPCDTRWNSHYGTIVSIIVVFEAVVEVVEWIKSDRNQDNLGEVTGLFKDIQTFDFVFHLFLMRLMLGITNELSQALQKKDQDIVNAMALVEVCKQRLQSLRDDDFGDLLHDVEKFCEEHDIVIPNMEDLHFVPGKSRRKAPKITNFHYYRVDLYFQVLDMQLKELNDRFNEVNTELLLCMACLSLVNNFASFDKEKIVRLAQLYPQDFDRMDLMNLPIQLDNYFQDMNMHSEFSSLRGISDLAKELVKTGKCESYILKNN from the exons ATGCAATTTCTTGCCGATCATAATGAGAAAGTTAGAAAGGTTGTGTTTGAGAATGGTCCCAAGAATCTCAAGTATACTTCTTCCGATATTCAAAAGGATCTTGTTCGTGCTTGTGCTATTGAAACTATTAATGCAATCACTAAAGATATGGAaggtacatttttttctcttttggttgatGGATCACGTGATGCTTCCAATAAAGAGCAAATGGCGGTGGTATTGCATTATGTGAACAAAAAAGGAGAAACAATTGAAAAGTTTTTGGGTGTTCAACATGTCTCCTCTACAACTAGTAGCTCACTTGAAGAGGCTATTGAGAGATTGTTTGCTACAACAAATTTGA CTCTTGTATTTGTGGCAAAGGAAAATGAGGATGTTgccaatttcttcatcaatgctAATAGATTGGTGAATCTTATTGGATCTTCGTGCAAGCGTCGCGATGCATTGAGAGAGaaacaacaagaacaaattcaaaaagCTCTTCATCTTGGTAATCTTGAAATGGGTAAAGGGTTAAATCAAGAAAGTAGCCTCATGCGTCCATGTGATACACGGTGGAACTCGCATTATGGTACTATAGTAAGTATTATTGTTGTGTTTGAAGCCGTGGTGGAGGTGGTTGAATGGATTAAAAGTGATCGCAACCAAGATAATCTCGGTGAAGTTACTGGGTTATTCAAAGACATacaaacttttgattttgtgtttcaccttttcttgatgAGACTTATGTTGGGAATTACAAATGAGTTATCACAAGCATTGCAAAAGAAAGATCAGGATATTGTGAATGCGATGGCGTTAGTGGAAGTATGCAAGCAAAGACTACAATCCTTGAGAGATGATGACTTTGGGGACTTGTTGCATGATGTAGAAAAGTTTTGTGAGGAGCATGATATTGTCATTCCTAACATGGAGGATTTGCATTTCGTACCTGGAAAATCAAGGCGTAAagctccaaaaatcacaaacttcCATTACTATCGTGTAGACCtctattttcaagtccttgATATGCAACTAAAGGAATTGAATGATCGATTCAATGAGGTAAACACCGAGTTGCTTCTTTGTATGGCATGTTTGAGTCTAgtgaataattttgcatcttttgacaaagaaaaaattgttCGTTTAGCCCAACTTTATCCTCAAGATTTTGATCGTATGGACCTCATGAATCTTCCAATTCAACTTGACAATTACTTTCAAGATATGAACATGCATAGTGAGTTTTCATCATTGAGAGGAATCAGTGATCTTGCAAAAGAGTTAGTGAAGACTGGGAAGTGTGAAAGCTATAT tCTGAAGAATAATTAG